The following are encoded together in the Desulfobacteraceae bacterium genome:
- a CDS encoding PBP1A family penicillin-binding protein: protein MPRPTIKRLALCLAMLAVAAVAGLGVYVGYLAVQIDGRFSSRRWQIPSTVYSDSTLLFPGQGCNRDLFLAKLEALGYRRVNSPPASGEYRLQPGRLEIFLNDLKTPSQSRAGFPVQLTLVQNRIGTITDQHSGRVLPLLELEPEKIGLFFGAAREQRKLVAIDHVPRPLIQAVLAAEDSRFYDHHGVDPRGLLRALWANLRAGEIRQGGSTITQQLSKNYFLTPERTLRRKLKELLMALVIDAHYAKDEILEIYLNEIYLGQKGSVSINGIGEAADFYFGKPAAALSMTEAATLAGLIKAPNLYSPYQNPDRCRQRRDRVLKAMAKNGWLSADQLLQALEKPLVTAGFRTYHRKAPYFMDYLSAQLGALYPPEVLASMGLSIYTTLDSQIQSAAESALLRGLARLEKTPALRDRQASARLQGAVIVMQPKTGHILAMVGGRDYAQSQFNRISQARRQPGSTFKPFVFLAGLERFTPASRLSNRPQVVEHDGRRWEPRNFERESVPELSLRQALAHSANRATVYLAMQTGLEAVVATAERFGFSTRLRPLPAIALGAFEVIPLELARAYCTFPAGGLAPFPLSLKAVVNEAGEVLERRHMKIQRVISPAAAFIMNSLLASVVTEGTAASLAKHGINFPAAGKTGTTDNSRDAWFVGYTPELLALVWVGFDDGASIHASGSSAALPIWADLLKAIPQTVSGAWFSAPPGVVQRRVCSQSGQLAQKNCPKPISEYFLENNAPTAPCPLHGRRKSFRSFWDDSQNSSIHK, encoded by the coding sequence TTGCCCAGACCTACCATCAAACGGCTCGCGCTCTGTCTGGCGATGCTGGCGGTTGCCGCCGTGGCCGGCCTGGGCGTCTATGTCGGCTATCTTGCGGTGCAGATCGACGGCCGCTTCTCCTCCCGACGCTGGCAGATTCCCTCCACCGTCTATTCCGATTCTACGCTCCTTTTTCCCGGCCAGGGCTGCAACCGCGACCTTTTCCTGGCCAAATTGGAGGCCTTGGGCTACCGGCGCGTCAACAGTCCCCCGGCCAGCGGCGAATACCGTCTGCAGCCGGGCCGGCTGGAGATTTTCCTCAACGATCTGAAAACCCCCAGTCAAAGCCGCGCCGGCTTTCCGGTCCAACTCACCCTGGTTCAAAACCGGATCGGCACCATCACCGACCAGCATTCGGGACGCGTTCTACCACTGCTTGAGCTGGAGCCTGAAAAAATTGGGCTCTTCTTCGGCGCCGCCCGCGAGCAGCGCAAACTGGTGGCCATCGACCACGTGCCGCGGCCCTTGATCCAGGCCGTTCTGGCCGCCGAGGACAGCCGCTTTTACGATCACCACGGGGTCGACCCGCGGGGGCTGTTGCGGGCCCTGTGGGCCAACCTGCGCGCCGGCGAAATCCGCCAGGGCGGCTCGACAATCACCCAGCAGCTAAGCAAGAACTACTTCCTGACCCCGGAAAGAACCCTGCGCCGAAAGCTCAAGGAACTCCTCATGGCGCTGGTCATCGACGCCCACTACGCCAAGGATGAAATCCTGGAGATCTACCTCAACGAGATCTACCTCGGGCAGAAGGGTTCGGTTTCCATCAACGGCATCGGCGAAGCGGCCGATTTTTACTTCGGCAAGCCGGCAGCGGCCCTCTCTATGACCGAAGCCGCAACCCTGGCGGGCCTGATCAAGGCCCCGAACCTCTATTCCCCCTACCAGAACCCCGACCGGTGCCGTCAACGGCGCGACCGGGTATTAAAGGCCATGGCCAAAAACGGCTGGCTGAGCGCGGATCAGCTTCTCCAAGCTCTGGAAAAACCCCTCGTCACGGCCGGCTTTCGCACCTACCACCGCAAGGCCCCCTACTTCATGGATTACCTTTCCGCGCAGCTGGGGGCCCTCTACCCACCCGAAGTCCTGGCCAGCATGGGCCTGTCGATTTACACCACCCTGGACAGCCAGATCCAATCCGCGGCCGAAAGCGCTCTCTTGCGGGGCCTGGCACGCCTGGAAAAGACCCCCGCGCTGCGCGACCGGCAGGCGTCCGCCAGACTCCAGGGCGCGGTGATCGTGATGCAGCCCAAGACCGGCCACATCCTGGCCATGGTGGGGGGGCGCGATTATGCCCAAAGCCAGTTCAACCGCATTAGCCAGGCCCGCCGCCAGCCGGGCAGCACCTTCAAACCCTTTGTTTTTCTGGCCGGCCTGGAGCGCTTCACGCCGGCCTCACGCCTGTCCAACCGCCCCCAGGTGGTTGAACACGACGGCCGGCGCTGGGAGCCCCGCAACTTCGAGCGTGAAAGCGTGCCTGAACTCAGCCTGCGCCAGGCCCTGGCGCACTCCGCCAACCGGGCGACGGTCTACCTGGCCATGCAGACCGGCCTGGAGGCGGTGGTGGCCACCGCCGAACGCTTCGGCTTCTCCACCCGCCTCCGCCCGCTGCCCGCCATCGCCCTGGGCGCCTTCGAGGTGATCCCGCTGGAGCTGGCCAGGGCCTACTGCACGTTTCCGGCCGGGGGCCTGGCGCCCTTTCCGCTGTCCCTCAAGGCGGTGGTCAACGAGGCGGGCGAGGTGCTCGAGCGGCGGCACATGAAAATCCAGCGGGTTATCAGCCCGGCCGCGGCGTTTATCATGAATTCGCTCCTGGCCAGCGTCGTGACCGAGGGAACGGCGGCCTCCCTGGCCAAGCACGGCATCAACTTTCCGGCGGCCGGTAAAACCGGCACCACCGACAATTCACGGGATGCCTGGTTCGTGGGCTACACCCCGGAGCTGCTGGCGCTGGTCTGGGTGGGATTCGATGACGGCGCCAGCATTCACGCGTCGGGTTCTTCGGCAGCCCTGCCCATCTGGGCCGACCTGCTCAAAGCGATCCCCCAGACGGTCTCCGGCGCCTGGTTCAGCGCCCCTCCGGGCGTCGTTCAGCGCAGGGTCTGCAGCCAATCCGGTCAACTGGCGCAGAAAAACTGCCCCAAGCCGATCAGCGAATACTTCCTGGAAAACAATGCGCCCACGGCGCCCTGTCCGCTGCATGGGCGCCGCAAGTCCTTCAGGAGCTTCTGGGATGACAGC
- a CDS encoding YkgJ family cysteine cluster protein, giving the protein MATLQDRPYFFDRGLRFACVRCGRCCTGEPGTVYVAADEIGPIAAHLDLPPAQLIAEMLYPFRDSFSLRETASGACVLFDGGCRIYSVRPRQCRSYPFWFDNLRSQYRWKQAAAQCPGIGQGLLYTRAEILTIVRQTF; this is encoded by the coding sequence ATGGCCACTTTGCAAGACCGCCCCTATTTTTTCGACCGTGGTCTGCGCTTTGCCTGTGTCCGCTGCGGCCGCTGCTGCACCGGGGAGCCGGGCACCGTCTATGTGGCCGCCGACGAGATCGGCCCCATCGCCGCCCATCTCGATCTGCCGCCGGCCCAGCTGATCGCCGAGATGCTCTATCCCTTTCGGGACAGCTTCAGCCTTCGTGAAACCGCATCCGGGGCCTGCGTTCTCTTTGACGGGGGGTGCCGCATCTACTCCGTGCGGCCCCGGCAGTGCCGCAGTTATCCCTTCTGGTTCGACAACTTGCGCTCGCAATACAGGTGGAAGCAGGCCGCAGCCCAATGCCCCGGCATCGGGCAGGGTCTGCTCTATACCCGGGCAGAGATCCTGACGATTGTCCGGCAAACCTTTTAA
- a CDS encoding OmpA family protein: protein MKPNALTSGLLSLTMLWTLAACSSQTTQAQKGTGAGVLIGAAAGAGLGQAIGRNTQGTLIGAAIGAAVGGLAGHQIGAYMDRQEAELRNAMAQSDAVSLARSQDVLTATFKGDVMFDFDSAALKPGGYMELDRVAGVLNKYPQTTIRVEGHTDTQGAEEYNQQLSERRAEAVKNALIQRNVNPARIQAVGYGESMPISSSHEMNRRVSIVIVPIQEG from the coding sequence ATGAAACCAAACGCTTTGACCTCGGGCTTGTTGAGCCTCACCATGCTGTGGACCCTTGCCGCCTGCAGTTCCCAAACCACCCAAGCCCAGAAAGGTACGGGCGCCGGTGTGCTGATCGGGGCGGCGGCGGGCGCCGGCCTGGGCCAGGCCATCGGGCGCAACACCCAGGGCACGCTGATCGGCGCCGCCATCGGGGCGGCCGTGGGCGGGCTGGCCGGCCACCAGATCGGGGCCTACATGGACCGTCAGGAAGCGGAGCTGCGCAACGCCATGGCCCAGTCCGATGCGGTCAGCTTGGCCAGAAGCCAGGATGTTCTGACGGCCACCTTCAAAGGCGATGTGATGTTCGATTTCGACTCTGCCGCCCTCAAACCCGGCGGTTATATGGAGCTCGACCGGGTGGCGGGTGTTTTGAACAAATATCCCCAGACCACCATCCGGGTCGAGGGCCACACCGACACCCAGGGCGCGGAAGAATACAACCAGCAGCTGTCGGAGCGACGCGCCGAAGCCGTCAAAAACGCCCTGATCCAGCGCAACGTCAACCCGGCGCGCATCCAGGCGGTTGGCTACGGCGAATCCATGCCGATTTCATCTAGCCACGAAATGAACCGGCGGGTGAGCATCGTCATCGTGCCGATTCAGGAGGGATAG
- a CDS encoding GerMN domain-containing protein gives MKPAKPRKRVSAPALLLTAFWLLLFGVAQAGAAQGDPDLPGEPGGRAPLAAETVAHLYFADPQGLLLTSEARVMPRQADPRQQAHWLVTELMRGPRHGGLTTLPPQTELRALFVTPDETATVDFSAAVREHHPDGVRSELLSVYAVVNTLILNLPEVSAVKILIEGREAATLAGHVALTVPLNADMLLIR, from the coding sequence ATGAAGCCGGCCAAACCCCGCAAGCGCGTGAGCGCCCCGGCATTGCTGTTGACGGCGTTCTGGTTGCTGCTCTTCGGGGTGGCTCAGGCCGGGGCCGCCCAGGGAGATCCCGACCTTCCCGGAGAGCCTGGAGGGCGTGCCCCGCTGGCTGCCGAAACGGTGGCGCATCTGTATTTCGCCGATCCCCAGGGCCTGCTGTTGACATCCGAGGCGCGGGTGATGCCCCGCCAGGCCGATCCCCGCCAGCAGGCCCATTGGCTGGTGACCGAGCTGATGCGGGGGCCGCGGCACGGCGGGCTGACCACGCTCCCGCCGCAAACCGAGCTGCGGGCGCTTTTCGTTACACCCGATGAAACCGCCACCGTCGATTTTTCCGCCGCCGTTCGGGAGCATCACCCCGACGGGGTGCGCAGCGAATTGCTGAGCGTTTACGCCGTCGTCAACACGCTGATTTTGAACCTACCTGAAGTCAGCGCGGTTAAGATTCTGATCGAGGGGCGCGAGGCGGCGACCCTTGCGGGCCATGTCGCCCTCACGGTCCCTCTCAATGCTGACATGCTGCTGATAAGATAA
- the fusA gene encoding elongation factor G encodes MKKTRINQIRNIGIIAHIDAGKTTVTERILFYTGRSHKLGEVHDGEAVMDWMVDEQERGITITSAVTSCNWRDNEIHIIDTPGHVDFTIEVERSLRVLDGAIGVFCAVGGVEPQSETVWRQADKYRVPKIAFVNKMDRIGASFERTVEMIKTRLGATPLVVQLPAGAEDGFAGVIDLIRMEQITWEETTAGEKYAYGAISAVYREAAEAAREKLIETVAENDDAIMERYLGEEAIDEADLVAAIRRATIGLKLVPVLCGSALKNKGVQPLIDAIVALLPSPVDVPPITGHHPETGEPISCPPRETAPLVALIFKVSMIEGRKLSFVRVYSGKLVAGTEVYNASRSTKEKLSRIMLMHANKRERVDTVGAGSIVGVVGLKDSSTGETLCHKDHPVLLEKIEFYEPVISIAVEPKTHADQEKFEEVLAKFMAEDPTLRVRQDEDTGQTILSGMGELHLEIIISRMQREFNTRVNVGKPQVVYRETIANQAVGSALFDREVGGQRHFAEVSLKLLPLARGTGNRYRSEIGADGLPAAFLAAAQRGILEALESGILLGYPVVDVEAVLTGAASRESLGTELAFTVSASMACKDAIEKGGAFLLEPIMAVEVYVPDAFLGEVIGDINARGGKIESIGPKSGLQEIRATVALSQMFGYSTALRSATQGRGTFTMQFARFDRNG; translated from the coding sequence ATGAAAAAAACACGCATCAATCAGATTCGCAATATCGGTATCATTGCCCACATCGACGCCGGCAAAACCACCGTCACCGAGCGCATTCTGTTCTATACCGGGCGTTCCCACAAACTCGGCGAGGTGCATGACGGTGAAGCCGTGATGGATTGGATGGTGGATGAGCAGGAGCGCGGCATCACCATCACCTCGGCGGTCACCAGCTGCAACTGGCGCGACAACGAGATCCACATCATCGACACCCCCGGGCACGTGGACTTCACCATCGAGGTGGAGCGCTCACTGCGGGTTCTGGACGGGGCCATCGGGGTTTTCTGTGCGGTGGGCGGGGTGGAGCCCCAGTCCGAAACGGTCTGGCGGCAGGCCGACAAATACCGGGTTCCCAAGATCGCCTTCGTCAACAAGATGGACCGCATCGGCGCCAGCTTCGAGCGCACCGTGGAGATGATCAAAACCCGGCTGGGGGCCACCCCTTTGGTCGTCCAGCTGCCGGCAGGCGCCGAGGACGGCTTTGCGGGGGTCATCGACCTGATCCGGATGGAACAGATCACCTGGGAAGAGACCACGGCCGGTGAAAAATACGCTTACGGTGCGATTTCAGCCGTCTACCGCGAAGCGGCCGAAGCCGCTCGCGAAAAGCTGATCGAAACGGTGGCTGAAAACGATGACGCCATCATGGAACGTTACCTAGGTGAGGAAGCCATCGACGAAGCCGACCTGGTGGCCGCCATCCGGCGGGCGACCATCGGGCTGAAGCTGGTCCCCGTGCTGTGCGGCAGCGCCCTCAAAAACAAGGGGGTGCAGCCCCTGATCGACGCCATCGTGGCACTGTTGCCCAGTCCCGTGGATGTCCCCCCGATCACCGGCCACCACCCCGAAACCGGTGAGCCAATCTCCTGTCCGCCCCGGGAAACGGCGCCGCTGGTGGCCCTGATCTTCAAGGTGTCGATGATCGAGGGGCGCAAGCTTTCCTTTGTGCGGGTATACAGCGGCAAGCTCGTCGCCGGCACCGAGGTCTACAACGCCTCGCGCAGCACCAAAGAGAAGCTTTCCCGGATCATGCTGATGCACGCCAACAAGCGCGAGCGGGTGGATACGGTCGGGGCCGGCAGCATCGTGGGGGTCGTGGGCCTCAAGGACTCCTCCACCGGCGAGACCCTGTGTCACAAAGACCACCCCGTGTTGCTGGAAAAAATCGAGTTCTACGAGCCGGTGATCTCCATCGCGGTGGAGCCCAAGACCCACGCCGATCAGGAAAAATTCGAGGAGGTGCTCGCAAAGTTCATGGCCGAAGACCCCACCCTGCGGGTGCGCCAGGACGAGGACACCGGCCAGACCATTCTTTCCGGCATGGGCGAGCTGCACCTGGAGATCATCATCAGCCGCATGCAGCGCGAGTTCAACACCCGCGTCAACGTCGGCAAGCCCCAGGTGGTCTACCGCGAAACCATCGCAAACCAGGCGGTCGGCTCGGCGCTCTTCGACCGCGAAGTCGGCGGCCAGCGGCACTTTGCCGAAGTGAGCTTGAAATTGCTGCCGCTGGCGCGCGGCACGGGCAACCGCTACCGCTCCGAGATCGGCGCGGATGGGCTGCCGGCGGCTTTTTTGGCCGCGGCCCAGCGGGGGATCCTGGAGGCCTTGGAAAGCGGCATCCTGCTGGGCTATCCGGTGGTGGACGTGGAGGCCGTGCTGACCGGGGCCGCTTCCCGGGAGTCGCTTGGCACCGAGCTGGCCTTTACCGTCAGCGCCTCGATGGCCTGCAAGGATGCCATCGAAAAGGGGGGCGCCTTTTTGTTGGAGCCGATCATGGCGGTGGAGGTTTACGTGCCGGACGCCTTCTTGGGGGAGGTCATCGGGGATATCAACGCCCGCGGCGGGAAGATCGAATCCATCGGCCCCAAGAGCGGTCTCCAGGAGATTCGCGCCACGGTTGCGCTCTCCCAGATGTTCGGCTACTCCACCGCCCTGCGTTCGGCCACCCAGGGGCGGGGCACCTTCACGATGCAGTTCGCGCGTTTCGATCGCAACGGCTGA
- a CDS encoding M48 family metalloprotease: MNPFFKSVSLLIAGFLLAFCWPQPPAHAITIREEEEMSREFLKVVGDHFEIINDSMANAYVREVGAKVLATVPSQPFNYQFHIIREDVYNAFATPAGHIFINSGLIAAMESEEELAGILGHEIAHVVCRHISQKIERGKKLQLATLAGVAAGVFLGIGGAGSPASALTIGSMAAGQSAMLAYSREDEIQADQVGLRYLNEAGYSGQGIIDVLKKMRTKQWYDNQQIPNYLMTHPATEDRIAYVDRWVAHQEPGAPFPAADPYPFRRTQARLIAVYGDQEIALKRFEAALAARPGAPVAHYGYGLALARSGNRREAIAQLRAALTYRALDPYVLRDLGGIYFQDGQYAQALKILQGSADILPEDPEVQILLGRTQLGMNRLADAVATFEALLTRTTEDPQVYYYLGQAYGKLGKMGDAHYNLGVYYNQKKEHQNAVFHLEKARESINDPQKSEQIATLLKISKKSALQAKQAPERTR; this comes from the coding sequence ATGAACCCGTTTTTCAAATCCGTCAGCCTGCTGATAGCCGGTTTCCTTCTGGCCTTCTGCTGGCCCCAGCCGCCCGCCCACGCCATCACCATCCGGGAGGAGGAGGAGATGTCGCGGGAGTTTCTCAAGGTGGTGGGTGACCATTTCGAAATCATCAATGATTCCATGGCGAACGCCTATGTCCGCGAAGTAGGCGCCAAGGTGCTGGCAACGGTGCCATCCCAGCCCTTCAACTACCAATTTCACATCATTCGCGAGGATGTCTACAACGCCTTTGCCACCCCCGCGGGCCACATTTTCATCAACAGCGGTCTGATCGCGGCGATGGAAAGCGAAGAGGAGCTGGCCGGCATTCTGGGCCACGAAATCGCCCACGTGGTCTGCCGCCACATTTCGCAGAAGATCGAACGCGGCAAGAAGCTCCAGTTGGCCACCCTGGCGGGGGTCGCTGCGGGCGTTTTTTTGGGCATCGGCGGGGCCGGTTCGCCTGCCAGTGCCCTGACCATCGGTTCCATGGCGGCCGGCCAGTCGGCCATGCTGGCCTATAGCCGCGAAGATGAAATCCAAGCCGACCAGGTCGGCCTCAGGTACCTCAACGAGGCGGGCTACAGCGGCCAGGGCATCATCGACGTCCTTAAAAAAATGCGCACCAAGCAGTGGTACGACAACCAGCAGATCCCCAACTATCTCATGACCCACCCGGCCACCGAAGACCGTATCGCCTATGTCGACCGATGGGTGGCGCACCAGGAACCCGGCGCCCCCTTTCCGGCGGCCGACCCCTACCCCTTTCGCCGGACCCAGGCGCGTCTGATCGCCGTCTACGGCGACCAGGAGATCGCCTTGAAACGTTTTGAAGCGGCCCTGGCCGCCCGGCCGGGCGCCCCGGTGGCCCATTACGGCTACGGCCTGGCCCTGGCCCGCAGCGGTAACCGCCGCGAGGCGATCGCCCAGCTGCGTGCGGCCCTGACCTATAGGGCCCTTGACCCCTACGTGCTGCGGGACCTGGGCGGGATCTATTTTCAGGACGGCCAGTACGCCCAGGCGTTGAAAATCCTGCAGGGCAGCGCCGACATCCTGCCCGAGGACCCCGAGGTGCAAATCCTTCTGGGCCGGACTCAGCTTGGAATGAACCGCCTGGCCGACGCCGTCGCGACCTTCGAGGCCCTGCTGACCCGGACCACCGAAGACCCGCAGGTCTATTACTACTTGGGGCAGGCTTACGGCAAACTGGGAAAAATGGGCGACGCCCATTACAACCTCGGGGTTTACTACAACCAAAAAAAAGAACACCAGAACGCCGTTTTCCACCTGGAAAAGGCCCGGGAAAGCATCAACGACCCGCAAAAATCGGAGCAGATCGCGACCCTCCTGAAGATCAGCAAGAAGTCGGCCCTGCAAGCCAAGCAAGCGCCCGAGCGCACCCGGTAG
- a CDS encoding AAA family ATPase, which yields MAYTICIANQKGGVGKTTTAINLAAALAVSEKRTLLVDCDPQANATSGVGIDKAAIRYSLYHGMIGQVGAESLVLDTEIETLKVIPSRLELIGFEVEMMATSGREQTLKNLLAGLGDAFDYIILDCPPSLSLLTVNAMTAADAMLIPLQCEYYALEGLGQLLQTIKRIQNKLNPGLAIAGILLTMFDTRTNLSHQVAENAEKYFPELVFRTQIPRNVRLGEAPSFGKPILLYDAASAGAKSYFALADEILHR from the coding sequence ATGGCCTACACCATCTGTATCGCAAACCAAAAGGGCGGCGTGGGGAAAACCACCACGGCCATCAATTTGGCGGCGGCCCTGGCGGTTTCCGAGAAACGCACCCTGCTGGTGGACTGCGACCCCCAGGCCAATGCCACCAGCGGTGTCGGGATCGACAAGGCCGCCATCCGATACTCCCTCTACCACGGCATGATCGGCCAGGTCGGCGCCGAGAGTCTGGTGCTGGATACGGAAATCGAGACCCTCAAGGTGATCCCATCCCGGCTGGAGCTTATCGGCTTCGAGGTGGAGATGATGGCGACATCCGGCCGCGAGCAGACCCTCAAAAATCTGCTGGCCGGGCTGGGGGACGCTTTTGACTACATCATTCTGGACTGCCCCCCCTCCCTCAGCCTGCTGACGGTAAACGCCATGACGGCCGCCGATGCGATGCTCATCCCCCTACAGTGTGAATACTACGCCCTCGAAGGGTTGGGGCAGCTGCTGCAGACCATCAAACGGATTCAAAACAAGCTCAACCCGGGGCTCGCCATCGCGGGCATCCTGCTGACCATGTTCGACACGCGCACGAATCTCTCCCATCAGGTTGCCGAAAACGCGGAAAAGTATTTTCCCGAGCTGGTCTTCCGGACCCAGATCCCCCGCAACGTGCGCTTGGGGGAGGCGCCAAGTTTCGGCAAGCCGATCCTCCTCTATGACGCCGCCTCGGCAGGGGCCAAAAGCTATTTCGCGCTGGCCGACGAAATTCTGCACCGGTGA
- a CDS encoding ParB/RepB/Spo0J family partition protein — protein MAKPKGTPQGVAAVAKRKKLVLGRGLDALIPDFQPAAGSSSAYRRCAVDQIRPNRYQPRIRFAEEELAELADSIRSQGIIQPLLVRQDEHGFELVAGERRLRAAKMAGLTEVPVVVREVPDAQMLEFSIVENIQRENLNPMEEAEAYHRLMAAFDLTQDQVAARVGKSRSAVANILRLRQLPEDIKASITGGEIAMGHARALLGAENAAVQRAAWRKTVAERLSVRQTEALVKRLNAAKDRPSALPDAAGSYFRGVSEDLSRHFGTKVEIRHRGEKGKVEIAFYSLDDLDQLLGRLKGR, from the coding sequence ATGGCTAAACCAAAAGGCACCCCGCAGGGCGTTGCGGCTGTCGCCAAACGCAAGAAACTGGTCTTGGGCCGGGGGCTGGATGCGCTTATCCCCGATTTCCAGCCGGCGGCGGGCAGTTCCTCCGCTTACCGCCGCTGCGCGGTGGATCAAATCCGCCCCAATCGCTATCAGCCCCGGATCCGTTTCGCCGAGGAGGAGCTGGCCGAGCTCGCCGACTCCATCCGCAGCCAGGGGATTATCCAGCCGCTTTTGGTGCGTCAGGATGAGCACGGGTTTGAGCTCGTGGCCGGCGAGCGACGCCTGCGGGCCGCCAAAATGGCAGGGCTGACCGAGGTGCCCGTGGTGGTGCGGGAGGTCCCGGATGCCCAGATGCTGGAGTTTTCCATCGTCGAGAACATCCAGCGCGAAAACCTCAACCCCATGGAGGAGGCCGAAGCCTATCACCGGCTGATGGCCGCCTTTGACCTCACCCAGGACCAGGTGGCCGCACGGGTCGGCAAAAGCCGTTCGGCGGTGGCCAACATCCTTCGGCTGCGGCAGCTGCCCGAGGACATCAAAGCCAGCATCACCGGGGGCGAAATCGCCATGGGGCATGCCCGGGCGCTGTTGGGGGCCGAAAATGCCGCCGTGCAGCGCGCCGCCTGGCGCAAGACCGTCGCCGAACGGCTCTCGGTGCGGCAGACAGAGGCTCTGGTCAAACGCTTGAACGCCGCCAAAGACCGGCCCTCAGCCCTTCCGGATGCCGCCGGCAGCTATTTTCGCGGGGTCTCCGAAGACTTGTCGCGCCATTTCGGCACCAAGGTGGAGATTCGGCATCGGGGCGAAAAGGGCAAGGTGGAGATCGCCTTCTACAGCCTCGATGACCTGGACCAGCTGCTCGGACGGCTCAAGGGCCGCTGA
- a CDS encoding DUF3842 family protein has product MVIRQIGVIDGQGGGIGSAIIRKLKERVGERVEIIALGTNAIATAQMLKAHANRGASGENAIVQTVAKLDVIIGPIGIVLANAMMGEVTPAIAAAVAACPAKKLLLPLTQENIEIIGVAATPLPQLVDELLQRHLDNLSQ; this is encoded by the coding sequence ATGGTGATCAGGCAAATCGGCGTGATTGACGGGCAGGGCGGCGGTATCGGCAGCGCCATCATTCGGAAGCTCAAGGAGCGGGTGGGCGAGCGGGTGGAAATCATCGCCCTCGGCACCAATGCCATCGCCACCGCCCAGATGTTGAAGGCCCATGCCAACCGGGGAGCGTCCGGGGAAAACGCCATCGTTCAGACCGTCGCCAAGCTGGACGTGATCATCGGGCCCATCGGAATCGTATTGGCCAACGCCATGATGGGGGAGGTCACGCCGGCGATTGCGGCGGCGGTGGCTGCTTGCCCCGCCAAAAAACTACTGCTGCCCCTGACCCAGGAGAATATCGAAATCATCGGGGTGGCGGCCACGCCGCTGCCCCAGCTGGTGGACGAACTTTTGCAGCGCCATCTGGACAACCTTTCGCAATGA
- the ispH gene encoding 4-hydroxy-3-methylbut-2-enyl diphosphate reductase, whose product MKLVVARTAGFCMGVRRAVEMTLEAVDTCRKPICTFGPLIHNPQVLNLLSQKGVAVIETVPPRGHGTVLLRAHGVPPTVKAALARAGFRVVDATCPRVIKVQTIIRRHAAEGYGTIIVGDRNHPEVVGLLGYAGACGHVVGSLEELAALPRFSRAIVVAQTTQNTAFYQGIKSWVGCHCPRYHVFDTICDSTEKRQSEVKQLAEAADAVVVVGGHNSGNTNRLAEIARQAGKPTQQVETEHELDFGALAEARTIAVSAGASTPEWMIRRVIQVLAELGPEDG is encoded by the coding sequence ATGAAGCTGGTCGTCGCCCGCACGGCGGGATTCTGCATGGGCGTGCGGCGGGCCGTCGAAATGACCCTTGAAGCCGTGGACACCTGCCGCAAGCCGATCTGCACCTTTGGCCCGCTGATCCACAACCCCCAGGTGCTGAATCTGCTCAGTCAGAAGGGCGTTGCGGTCATCGAGACGGTCCCCCCGCGGGGTCACGGCACGGTCCTGTTGCGGGCGCACGGCGTTCCGCCGACGGTCAAAGCGGCGCTGGCGCGTGCCGGCTTCCGGGTGGTGGACGCCACCTGTCCACGGGTCATCAAGGTCCAGACCATCATCCGCCGCCATGCCGCCGAGGGCTATGGCACCATCATCGTCGGTGACCGAAACCACCCGGAAGTCGTCGGGCTTTTGGGGTATGCCGGCGCCTGCGGGCATGTGGTCGGATCCTTGGAAGAGTTGGCGGCCCTGCCGCGTTTCAGCCGGGCCATCGTCGTGGCCCAGACCACCCAGAACACCGCTTTTTACCAGGGGATTAAAAGCTGGGTAGGATGCCACTGCCCCCGCTATCACGTCTTTGACACCATCTGCGATTCCACCGAGAAGCGCCAGAGCGAGGTCAAGCAGCTGGCCGAGGCCGCCGATGCGGTGGTGGTTGTCGGTGGCCACAACAGCGGCAACACCAACCGTCTGGCGGAAATCGCCCGGCAGGCCGGAAAACCCACCCAGCAGGTCGAAACCGAGCACGAGTTGGACTTTGGGGCCTTGGCGGAGGCGCGCACCATCGCGGTTTCGGCCGGTGCTTCGACCCCCGAGTGGATGATCCGGCGGGTGATCCAGGTTCTGGCCGAACTGGGGCCAGAGGACGGTTAG